From Anaerohalosphaera lusitana, one genomic window encodes:
- a CDS encoding aminotransferase class V-fold PLP-dependent enzyme gives MNQDFNIEKIRQDFPILSQQVYGKPLAYLDNAATTQKPRSVLDAITDYYTTTNSNIHRGTHALSEKASGAYETARKTVRHFLNADQPEEIIFTSGTTASINLVAGSFTDKFVSPGDEIIISQMEHHSNLVPWQILCKKTGAILKTIPLQDSSALSLNAIEELISDKTKLIAVTYVSNVLGTTNPIKRIVDLAHSHGKPVLVDAAQAVQHMPVDVHELDCDFLAFSGHKIYAGTGIGVLYAKSKWLESIPPWKGGGGMINSVSIRKTFYADPPLKFEAGTPNIAGAISLAAAIDYIQSIGIEKIAAHEAEVLNYMHDKLSSLPGLTIYGSKSNRHGAISFNLEDVDNYDAGLILDKMGVAVRTGTHCAEPLMQHYGITGTIRASIGMYNTKEEVDRLYEGLKKVQAMLQLT, from the coding sequence ATGAACCAGGACTTCAATATCGAAAAAATACGTCAAGACTTCCCCATCCTCAGTCAGCAGGTTTACGGCAAACCGCTGGCCTATCTCGACAACGCGGCCACAACGCAAAAGCCCCGATCAGTACTCGACGCCATCACCGACTATTACACAACCACCAACAGCAACATACACCGCGGAACACATGCGTTAAGTGAAAAAGCCAGCGGCGCCTACGAGACTGCTCGCAAAACTGTCCGCCATTTCCTCAACGCGGATCAGCCGGAAGAGATCATATTCACCAGCGGAACAACAGCCTCTATCAACCTGGTCGCAGGATCGTTCACAGACAAATTTGTATCCCCAGGCGACGAGATAATCATCAGCCAGATGGAACATCATTCCAACCTCGTCCCCTGGCAAATACTCTGCAAAAAGACCGGCGCCATACTTAAGACCATACCCCTTCAGGACAGTTCCGCTTTGAGCCTGAATGCGATCGAAGAGCTGATATCCGACAAAACGAAATTGATCGCGGTCACCTATGTATCCAACGTGCTGGGCACCACAAATCCAATCAAGCGCATTGTCGACCTCGCACATTCTCACGGCAAACCGGTGCTCGTCGACGCGGCCCAGGCGGTCCAGCACATGCCCGTCGACGTACACGAGCTTGACTGCGATTTCCTCGCATTCTCGGGACACAAAATATATGCGGGCACAGGCATCGGAGTTCTGTACGCCAAATCTAAATGGCTGGAAAGCATCCCGCCCTGGAAAGGCGGCGGAGGCATGATCAATTCCGTCAGCATCCGCAAAACATTCTACGCCGATCCGCCTCTCAAATTCGAAGCAGGCACACCGAACATCGCAGGCGCAATAAGCCTCGCAGCCGCTATAGACTACATACAAAGCATCGGCATAGAAAAAATAGCGGCCCATGAAGCCGAAGTACTAAACTACATGCACGACAAACTGAGTTCCCTGCCGGGACTGACGATCTACGGCTCCAAAAGCAATCGGCACGGTGCGATATCGTTCAATCTTGAAGACGTTGACAACTATGACGCGGGACTGATACTCGATAAAATGGGAGTCGCCGTCAGAACCGGCACACATTGCGCCGAGCCGCTAATGCAGCATTACGGAATAACCGGAACCATACGCGCCAGCATCGGCATGTACAACACAAAAGAAGAAGTCGACCGCCTGTACGAAGGTCTCAAAAAAGTCCAGGCCATGCTCCAGCTCACTTGA